Within the Bradyrhizobium cosmicum genome, the region TTCATCCGCCATGCAGCCGAGAGCACGACAAAGCGAGGTTTGAGACGGAGCAGAAGAGTCAGAGTCTCCCTGTTCACGTCCTTGCATTTTGGTCGTAGTTCAACCTCGAGATCAATGACTGGGGGGCAGGCCGATGACGCTAACATGCCAAAAGGAATCGCGGCCTTTTGCATTTCGGCTCGCAGTCCGTAGTAGAGGTGAGCGGCATGGCTGTCACCCCAGAGCATCGCGCCGGTGCTGATGGATGGCGGGATGCATTTGTCAATTAGGTAGTCCCTGAATGTTTGGTCCGGGTCGAGAAAGCATTCTCGAGCGAGAAAACGCGTTCGGGGATTGTAATAGTTAAAACTCAATATGCGGTTGATGTTGGGGTCTGCGGACGCCGGAGCTTTCTGCTTTGCCAGGGTCCATGCCGGCAATAGTCCGATAAGCAACATTGCTGCAGCGGCCTTAGACAAGCAGTGTCGCTTGGTGAGAGGCCCTCGCCTCAGTGGCGTCTCAATGAACCAAAAACTGTTGGTCGCCAGAACGAAAGTTACCGAAATAGCTGAAACTGCGAAGAGCGAATGCGAGAGATTCGGGAAAAGCAACTTGCCGAAGACGATGACGGGCCAATGGATGAGATAGAGCGAATAGGAGAGCTTTCCGATGTAGACCAGCGGCTGCCAGGCAAGTAGCCGAGATATCGGGGTCGAGCTCGACTGGCCGGCCCACAAGATCATCGCAGCGCCAGCGCAAGGCAACATTGCGGTCACCCCTGGAAAGGGGGTGTCCCTCGTGAAAGCGACGAGCGAAAAGAGCAGGCACGCGGCGCCCAGGGTTGCGGAGAGCCCGCATGCTGTGCGGCTGTATGAGCGGGGGAAAAGGGGATGAGCAACAAGAGCCCCAAGCAATATCTCGAAGGCCCGACTTATTGGAAGATAAAAGGCTGCCTCAGGGTGCCCAGAAATCAAGGTTTGTGCTGCAATCAGTGAAGCAAGGCACATCACGCCAAGTGCCGCAAACATGATTCGTGGCGAGTAGCGTCCTAATACGACGACAATCGGCGGAAACAGCAAATAGAATTGCTCTTCCACGCCCAGAGACCACAAGTGAAGCAGCGGAATAGTCTCGGCCGCCGGTGCGAAATACCCGCTGGCCCAATAGAAGTAGAGGTTTGCCGCAAATAGAATCGAAGCGACCGCCGATTTCGAGAAATCGGCCATCTCGAATGCGTAAAGCTGCCGATTGGCAATAAACCAACTGGCGGCAATTGTTACGAGGAGAGCTGGCAGAATACGCCTGGCGCGACGCTCATAAAAACCGGATAGCGAGAACTGGCCTTTTGCTACGTCGAAATATACGATTTGACCGATGAGAAATCCGGAAATCACGAAAAATACATCGACGCCAGTAAAGCCTCCCGGCAGTCCGATCTTGAGATGAAAGGCAATGACGGCCGAGACCGATATTGCTCGAAGCCCGTCGATGTCCGCGCGATACTTTATTTCGTGTTGGGGTAAGGGCAATCTCGTCTCGTCATGCTTTGTCGCAATGGCGGGGCGACCGATTATACCCCTTGGTCGGCACTACTGCGCACTGTCGCTGATCGATCAATATGGATGGTTTCCAAGGATGCTCTGTTACGTTAGCAGGCGAGTCAGGGCAACAAGTTGAGAAGATCATGCAGACTTGGCGTTGCTCCGGAAGTTGCGGCAGGAAGCCCAAGCATCCGCGCGAGCGACGCCAGGCCGCGGACGTTCGGGCACATTCAAGCCATGCCGAAAGCCAATCCCGTGACAAACAAGCTCGCGAATGCGATGAGCGTCGCGGCGTATGACGGCAAAATGCTGCTGTCGGCGGCTCGTGATTGCAGCGGGAATTTGAACGATTAGAAGGGGCACGATGCGCCCCGAGCAGCCGTCGGAGAACGAGAGAACGGTCTGTATGAAGCCGTCGCGGACGTTCTGGTAGGCAAAACAGAAATCATCGTGTTCCCGCGCGCCGTATAGGGCCAACGAGAAAACTACGAGGAGGCCCGTACAGGGCCATGCCAAGCAGATCGAGGGCTTGATTTTATTCGTGAATCCAGATTCAGCCAAACCGAGACCGCTGATAGTCCGTGCGAATACGGGATTTATCGCCTAACGGCTCGTTGAGCCAATAGTCCGGTATGGCTGCCCAAATTTAACCAAACGTATCACTCTCAAGCTAGAATCATCCGTCTGCGCACCCCGAGTCGCGTGCGCGACGCGGTGTTCCGGAGAGACCTTTGGCCATTTCAGTTTCCGTCAGTGCCACCAACAACGCCGATATCGACGGCCTGCTGTCAGGCGTCAAATGGTCCGGCACGATCAGCTACAGCTTCCCCGATTCGCCCAGCGACTACATCAATCCGTACAGCGGCGGGGACAACGAGCCGACCACTTCGGGCTTCGCCTC harbors:
- a CDS encoding acyltransferase family protein: MPLPQHEIKYRADIDGLRAISVSAVIAFHLKIGLPGGFTGVDVFFVISGFLIGQIVYFDVAKGQFSLSGFYERRARRILPALLVTIAASWFIANRQLYAFEMADFSKSAVASILFAANLYFYWASGYFAPAAETIPLLHLWSLGVEEQFYLLFPPIVVVLGRYSPRIMFAALGVMCLASLIAAQTLISGHPEAAFYLPISRAFEILLGALVAHPLFPRSYSRTACGLSATLGAACLLFSLVAFTRDTPFPGVTAMLPCAGAAMILWAGQSSSTPISRLLAWQPLVYIGKLSYSLYLIHWPVIVFGKLLFPNLSHSLFAVSAISVTFVLATNSFWFIETPLRRGPLTKRHCLSKAAAAMLLIGLLPAWTLAKQKAPASADPNINRILSFNYYNPRTRFLARECFLDPDQTFRDYLIDKCIPPSISTGAMLWGDSHAAHLYYGLRAEMQKAAIPFGMLASSACPPVIDLEVELRPKCKDVNRETLTLLLRLKPRFVVLSAAWRMNSEIASRLEATVRQLVQAGIKVTIVTESPAFTNRAPNIAAALLQSGKLPLATEAETNIADLKATDAVLSAHFGTSAEVTLLSPFETFCSEKGCPLLGHDGVPLYFDHSHLTEAGSAIYAKALVAAVLEPTLKR